DNA from Halorarum salinum:
CGGGTGCCCGCGACGACTACCTCCTCGATGTAGCCGATGGTCGGCGTGTCCTCCGGCCGCTGCTGGGGGGTGACCGGAAAACACGACGGCATCGTGTCGTCGAGCACCGTGGCCAGTTCGCGGACGCGCTCGTCGTCGACGGCGCCGCCGCCGCGCTCGATGGCGAGTTTCGCGATGTACGGCGCCGGCGACCGCCCGGTCGCCTTGAACAGCCCCTTGAACCCCGCGGTCGGGTTCACCTCGAGGACGTACCAGCCGTCGAACCCCTGCACGAGGTCGACGCCGGCGTAGTCCAACCCGACGGTGTCGGTGGCCGCGAGCGCCATCTCCCGCACCTCCTCCGAGACGTGTTCGGTCGCGTCCTCCACGTCGCCGCCGAGCGCGACGTTCGTCCGCCAGTCGCCCTCGGGCGCGTAGCGGTTCATCGCGCCGACGATCCGGTCGCCGACGACGTAGACGCGCTGGTCGTGGTGGCGGGACTCGTCCCGGTCGATGAGCTCCTGGAGGAACGCCTGTCTGTTGCCGACCATCGGGTTGACCGGCTCCTCGAGGTCGAGTTTCCAGGTGCCGCCGCCGTGGGTGCCGATGGCGGTCTTGTAGACGCCCTCCGGGGAGAAGCGCTCCCGGCCGTCGTTCAGCCGGCCGTTCGAGAGCGCGAGCAGCGCGTCCGGCACGCGGATGCCCGCCTCCGAGAGCGCGACCGCGGTGGCGAACTTGTGGACCGCCGTGAGCACCGCGGTCGGCGTGTTCAGCGTCGGCCGTGCCCGCGCGAACGTCGCTGCGAGCCCGAGCCCCTCCGCGGGGTCCTCCGTGTTGGACAGCAGCATCCGGTTCGCCACCACGTCGACGTCCGGCTCCAGTTCGACCTCCCCGTCGGTGATGCTCACCGAGGCGTTCTCCTCGCGCAGCCACGAGGGGGAGTGTCCCAGGTCCTCGATCGCGTTGCAGATCGCCTTCGACTCCTTGCTCGTGTGGAGCGCGAGCACGCCCACGCGGACCGGGTCCTCGGTCATGCGTACACAATCCGCCGGAGCGAGTAAAGGTGTCCCGGTGCCGTCGGCCGAACGCGACGTGCTCGACCGGCGGACGAACCGTCGAACCGAACCGCTCGTTCCGGCGTTCGTCCCGAACGGCGACGGGTGCGCCGTCGAGTCGCCGGTTGCCGGTGAACGGCGGACCGTACCGGCGAGCGAAAGCCGTACTGGCAAGCCACGGACCGTGTCGGCGAGCCGCCGGGACGAGCGCGAGCCCGGTCGAGCAACCTTTTATCGCGGGCCGTCGACCAGCGGGTATGAGCAACCGGGCGTTCACCTACAACGGGGGGAAGGTCGAACCCGGCGAGCACCGGAACCTCCGGTTCGTAGTGAGCGAGACGTACCTCGGCGACCCGATCCGGATCCCCGTCACCATCGTCAACGGCGAGCACGAGGGGCCGACGGCGTTCCTCTCGGCGGCGGCCCACGGGGACGAACTCAACGGCATCGAGGTCGTCCGGGAGGTCGCCCACGAGTGGGACCTCTCCGAGCTCCACGGCACGCTCATCTGTCTCCCCGTCCTCAACGTCCCCGCGTTCCTCGCCCAGCAGCGTTACCTCCCCGTGTACGACCGCGACCTCAACCGGTCGTTCCCGGGTTCGCCCGACTCGACCACCGCCAAGCGCATGGCGAACCGCATCTTCCGAAACTTCATCGAGCCGTGCGACCTCGGGCTGGACTTTCACACCTCGACGCGGGGCCGGACCAACATGATCCACGTCCGCGCGGACATGTCCGATCCGGCGGTCGCCCGCGTCGCCTGCGCGTACGGAACCCCCGTCGTCATCGACAGCGAGGGGGGCGAGGGGATGTTGCGCGTCGAGGCGTCGAACGTCGACACCCCGACCATCACGATCGAGATGGGCGAGGCCCACCGCTTCCAACGCCCGCTCATCGACGAGGCGCTGGAGGGGGTCGTGAGCGTCTTCGCGGAGTTCGGCCTCCAGAAGACGCGCGCGGTCCGGTGGCCGGGGTGGCGGACCGTCATCACCGGATCGAGGGAGAAGACGTGGCTCCGCGCGGACGCCGGCGGCATCGTCGACATGCACTTCGACCACGGCGCGCTCGTCCACGAGGGCGACGCCGTCTGCACCATCACGAACCCGTTCAAGGACGACAACGTCCGCGTGGAGGCGCCGTTCACCGGCCTGCTCGTCGGCGTGCTGGAGAACCCGGTCGTCTACCCCGGGAACCCGCTGTGTCACCTCGTGGAACTCGACGAGCGGACGCGGCGCGTCGTCGAGCGGGAGCAGTCCCCGAACGGGGGCGGCGAGACGTGACCGGAGCGCCCGAACCGTGGCCGGGCGGTCCGGGCCGCGACCGGGTCCCCCGGTTCCGTTCACCCGCGCCCGCGCTGCCGTACACGTAACTACTATACCCCCCCGAGACCCAGCCACGAACACCCATGAGCCAGTCGTACGACAGGGGCCTCGTCGAGGACTTCGGACGGTGGCGGGAGTTCTCGGCGGGGATGTGGGCGTGGGTGTTCCACAAGTTCACGGGCTGGGTGCTCGTGGGCTACCTCTTCACCCACATCGCAGTGTTGAGTACCGCGACGAGCAGCGAGACGATGTACACGAACACGATCCAGGCGCTGGAATCGCTGCTCGTCGTCCGCCTCCTCGAGATCGGGCTGCTGGCGGTGGCCGTCTTCCACATCCTGAACGGCGTCCGCCTGCTGTTCGTCGACCTGGGGGTCGGCCTCGAGGCACAGGACAGGAGCTTCTACGCGTCGCTGGTGCTGACGGGCGCCATCGTCGTCGCCTCGGTCCCGACGTTCCTCGCGGGGGTGTTCGGCTGATGGCCGAGCGCTACTCCTCGTTCGAGCGCGGCGGCCGCCGGTGGCTCTGGCAGCGCATCACCGCGGCGTTCCTCGTCGTCGTGCTGGCGTTCCACTTCTTCCTGCTCCACTTCGTGAACCACGCCGACGAAGTGACGTTCGCGGCCTCGAGCCTTCGGATGCAGGATCTCACCTACTACTCGCTGATGGTGCTGTTCCTGGTGACGGCGACGTTCCACGGCGTCAACGGCGTCTACAACGCCCTGATCAACCAGGGGCTCACCGGAAGCAGGAAACGGATCGTCAAGTACGCCCTCGTCGCCGCGAGCGTCGTCCTCATCGTGCAGGGCGTCCGCACCGCGAACGCGTGGGCCGGGTTCCCGACGTTCTAACAATGAGCACGCAAGTCCCAGAGCAGGAGTCGGAGGCTGAGACCGAGGCGACCGAGACCGACCTCGCGGAGACGCTCCCGCCCGCACAGCAGGCGCGGATGGAGCGGAAGGCGGAGGCGCGCGCGGACCGCGAGCAGCGGGCCCGCGAGGAGGCCGAGCGGGAGGCGTCCGCCGACGAGAACTCCTACCACCTGAAGGTGTTCCGGTACGACCCGGAGGTGGAGGGGAAACAGGAGCCGCGGTTCGACGACTTCCACGTCCCGTTCGAGACGGGGATGACCGTCCTCGACGCGCTCATCCACGCGCGGGACACGTTCGACTCCTCGCTCACCTTCCGGCACTCCTGCCGGCAGGCGATCTGCGGGTCGGACGCGTTCTTCATCAACGGCTCCCAGCGGCTCGGCTGCAAGACCCAGCTGTCGGAGCTCGAGGAGCCGGTCCGCGTCGAGCCGCTCCCGCACGCCGAGGTGCGCAAGGACCTCGTCGTCGACATGGAGCACTTCTACGACCAGATGGAGGCCGTGGAGCCGTTCTTCCAGACGAACGAGCTCCCGGACGGCGAACTGGAGGAGCAGCGCCAGAGCCCGGAGAACCGCGAGAAGGTGAAGATGTCCACCCGGTGCATCTGGTGTGCGGCGTGCATGTCCTCGTGCAACATCGCGGCGGGCGACAACGAGTACCTGGGGCCGGCCGCGATCAACAAGGC
Protein-coding regions in this window:
- a CDS encoding succinate dehydrogenase hydrophobic membrane anchor subunit; this translates as MAERYSSFERGGRRWLWQRITAAFLVVVLAFHFFLLHFVNHADEVTFAASSLRMQDLTYYSLMVLFLVTATFHGVNGVYNALINQGLTGSRKRIVKYALVAASVVLIVQGVRTANAWAGFPTF
- a CDS encoding succinate dehydrogenase/fumarate reductase iron-sulfur subunit, which produces MSTQVPEQESEAETEATETDLAETLPPAQQARMERKAEARADREQRAREEAEREASADENSYHLKVFRYDPEVEGKQEPRFDDFHVPFETGMTVLDALIHARDTFDSSLTFRHSCRQAICGSDAFFINGSQRLGCKTQLSELEEPVRVEPLPHAEVRKDLVVDMEHFYDQMEAVEPFFQTNELPDGELEEQRQSPENREKVKMSTRCIWCAACMSSCNIAAGDNEYLGPAAINKAYRFAMDEREGEDVKQHRLNIIEQEHGVWRCQTQFSCTEVCPKDIPLTEHIQELKREAVKSNLKFW
- a CDS encoding putative ATP-dependent zinc protease; the encoded protein is MTEDPVRVGVLALHTSKESKAICNAIEDLGHSPSWLREENASVSITDGEVELEPDVDVVANRMLLSNTEDPAEGLGLAATFARARPTLNTPTAVLTAVHKFATAVALSEAGIRVPDALLALSNGRLNDGRERFSPEGVYKTAIGTHGGGTWKLDLEEPVNPMVGNRQAFLQELIDRDESRHHDQRVYVVGDRIVGAMNRYAPEGDWRTNVALGGDVEDATEHVSEEVREMALAATDTVGLDYAGVDLVQGFDGWYVLEVNPTAGFKGLFKATGRSPAPYIAKLAIERGGGAVDDERVRELATVLDDTMPSCFPVTPQQRPEDTPTIGYIEEVVVAGTRGSTQAFAKSDTGATRSSIDTKLAAEIGAGPIKSMTRVKSGSVKGGKARPVVDLVVGIGGRQHTVTGSVEDRSHMEYPLLLGRDILQHYRVDVKRRANESGTRERNEEEE
- the sdhC gene encoding succinate dehydrogenase, cytochrome b556 subunit, yielding MSQSYDRGLVEDFGRWREFSAGMWAWVFHKFTGWVLVGYLFTHIAVLSTATSSETMYTNTIQALESLLVVRLLEIGLLAVAVFHILNGVRLLFVDLGVGLEAQDRSFYASLVLTGAIVVASVPTFLAGVFG
- a CDS encoding succinylglutamate desuccinylase/aspartoacylase family protein; this translates as MSNRAFTYNGGKVEPGEHRNLRFVVSETYLGDPIRIPVTIVNGEHEGPTAFLSAAAHGDELNGIEVVREVAHEWDLSELHGTLICLPVLNVPAFLAQQRYLPVYDRDLNRSFPGSPDSTTAKRMANRIFRNFIEPCDLGLDFHTSTRGRTNMIHVRADMSDPAVARVACAYGTPVVIDSEGGEGMLRVEASNVDTPTITIEMGEAHRFQRPLIDEALEGVVSVFAEFGLQKTRAVRWPGWRTVITGSREKTWLRADAGGIVDMHFDHGALVHEGDAVCTITNPFKDDNVRVEAPFTGLLVGVLENPVVYPGNPLCHLVELDERTRRVVEREQSPNGGGET